The proteins below are encoded in one region of Saccopteryx leptura isolate mSacLep1 chromosome 1, mSacLep1_pri_phased_curated, whole genome shotgun sequence:
- the LOC136387727 gene encoding HLA class I histocompatibility antigen, B alpha chain-like, which produces MGSPAFFMLLSRALVLTPSWAGAQSLRYFSTAVSWPGSGEPRFFAVGYVDDTEFVRFDSDAASPRVQPRAQWMEQPWVEQEDPQYWDRNTQIAMGAAQSYRLGLNNLRGYYNQSEDGSHTFQSVLGCDMDPDGRLLRGYQQFAYDGTDYLALNEDLRSWTAADMAAQITRRKFEESGEAERYRNYLEGECVEWLRLFLEKGKETLQRADPPQAHVTHHPISDHEVTLKCWAMGFYPAEITLTWQRDGQDLTQDTELVETRPAGDGTFQKWAAVVVPPGEERSYTCHVQHEGLPEPLTLRWEPPQATIPSVVTVAVLVLLGAVVTGAVVGGALMWRRRRSGGKGGSYTQAASSDSAKGSDVSLTASKA; this is translated from the exons ATGGGGTCCCCAGCCTTCTTCATGCTGCTCTCGAGGGCCCTGGTTCTGACCCCGAGTTGGGCGG GTGCCCAGTCCCTGAGATATTTCAGCACTGCCGTGTCCTGGCCCGGCAGCGGGGAGCCCCGCTTCTTCGCCGTCGGCTACGTGGACGACACGGAGTTCGTGCGGTTCGACAGCGACGCCGCGAGCCCGAGGGTGCAACCAcgggcgcagtggatggagcagccGTGGGTGGAGCAGGAGGACCCGCAGTATTGGGACCGGAACACGCAGATCGCTATGGGCGCCGCACAGAGTTACCGATTGGGCCTAAACAACTTGCGCGGCTACTACAACCAGAGCGAGGACG GGTCTCACACCTTCCAGAGCGTGCTCGGCTGTGATATGGACCCGGACGGCCGCCTCCTCCGCGGGTACCAGCAATTCGCCTACGACGGTACCGACTATCTCGCCCTGAACGAGGACCTGCGCTCCTGGACCGCAGCCGACATGGCGGCTCAGATAACCCGCCGCAAGTTTGAGGAGTCCGGAGAGGCGGAGCGCTACAGAAACTACCTGGAGGGGGAGTGCGTGGAGTGGCTCCGCCTTTTCctggaaaaggggaaagagacgctgcagcgcgcag ACCCCCCACAGGCACACGTGacccaccaccccatctctgaCCATGAGGTCACCCTGAAGTGCTGGGCCATGGGCTTCTACCCTGCGGAGATCACCCTGACCTGGCAGCGTGACGGGCAGGACCTGACCCAGGACACTGAGCTTGTGGAGACCAGGCCTGCGGGGGACGGGACCTTCCAGAAGTGGGCGGCAGTGGTGGTGCCCCCTGGAGAGGAGCGGAGCTACACGTGCCATGTGCAGCACGAGGGGCTGCCCGAGCCCCTGAccctgagatggg aGCCTCCTCAGGCCACCATCCCCAGTGTGGTCACCGTTGCTGTCCTGGTCCTCCTTGGAGCTGTGGTCACTGGAGCTGTGGTGGGGGGAGCTttgatgtggaggaggaggcgctcag GTGGGAAAGGAGGGAGCTACACTCAGGCTGCCA GCAGTGACAGTGCCAAGGGCTCTGACGTGTCTCTCACGGCTTCTAAAG cCTGA